The sequence GGCGTCGGTCATCTCCTCATCGTGGCGAAACTTGGCCCGGCGCAGCGAAAGGCGGCGCTCGCGCTCGGTGTCGTTGGCGACCTCCTCGTGCTCGGCATCTTCAAATATGCCGGCTTCGCGGTCGAGAACATCAATGCGTTGCTCGGCACGCAGGTCGTGATTCATATCCTGCTGCCGGTCGGCATCTCCTTCTACACCTTCACCCAGATCGCGTTCCTCGTGGACGCGTATCGCGGCCAGGTCGCGGCCTATGCGTTGCCGCATTACGCGCTGTTCGTGACCTACTTCCCGCATCTGATCGCAGGGCCGATCCTCCACCACAAGGACATGATTCCGCAATTCGAGCGGGAGGACTCCAAGCATCCGCACGCGCATCTGATCCTGTGCGGCATCATCATCTTCGCGATCGGCCTGTTCAAGAAGACCTGCCTTGCCGATGGCATTCAGCCCCTGGTCGCGCTCGCCTTCGAGGCGCGCTCGCCGAGCTTCGACCAGGCCTGGCTTGGGGCGCTCGCCTACACGTTCCAGCTCTATTTCGACTTCTCCGGCTATTCCGACATGGCGATCGGCATATCGCTGATGTTCGGCATCTTCCTGCCAATCAACTTCAACTCACCCTACAAGGCCACCAGCATCGTCGAGTTCTGGCGGCGCTGGCACATGACGCTGTCGCAGTTTTTGCGCGACTATCTCTACATCCCGCTCGGCGGTAACAGGCGTGGCCGCGTGCTGCGCTATGTCAATCTGATGATCACGATGTTGCTCGGCGGGCTCTGGCACGGCGCGGCCTGGACATTCGTGGTGTGGGGCGCGCTGCACGGCGCCTATCTCTGCGTTAACCACGCTTTCAACGCGCTGGTGCCGAACGTTCCGGCGTTGCTTGCGCGCCCGGTCCGTATCGCCGGTGCCGTGCTGACCTTCTTCGCCGTCGTCGTCGCCTGGGTGTTCTTTCGCGCCGAGAGCGTTACCTGGGCGCTGCGGGTTCTGCATGCGATGGCTGATCCCGCGAATATCGTCTTTGGCCGCGAGGAGATCGCGGCGCTGGTGCAGGTCACGGTCTATGCCTCGCTGGTGTGGCTGGCGCCGAACACGCAAGACATCATGGGCTACGATCACGGCAATCGCCGGGTCGGCGAAGCCTTGCCGGCAGGGCGCATGCGACCGCTGGCTCTCTCTGCGGCGTCGCTGGTGCTCGCGTTCGGCATCCTGGGCATCCAGAGCCACAGCGAATTCATCTATTTCCGGTTCTGATGCGCACATCGTTCACCAGCCTGAAGCGTCTTCTCCTCGCGAGCATCGTGTGCCTGCTGGGTGCGGCAGTGCTCACCTACGTCGTCGATCCCCTGCAGCTGTTTCGTCCCTCGCGTCTCATGGCAGCGTTCTACTCCGACGACACGCGCGTGCAGAATGCCGGGCTGATCCGCAGCCAGTCGTTCGACACCGCCTTCATGGGCACCTCCCTCGCGATCCATTTCCGCCAGAGCGACATCGACCGGGTGCTCGGCGTCCGCTCGCTGAAGCTGGCGATGACCGGTTCCAATTCGCGCCAGCAGGCCTTCGTGCTGGGGCAGGCGATCGACCGCGGCGCCCGACGCGTGATCTGGGCGATGGACGATTTCAGCTTCGTCGATGCGGCCGATATCGAGGCCGATCCCTATCTGCCCGTCGATCTCTATCGCGGGACGGCCAGGGGGATTGCGTCCTACGTCTTCAGCGCGGCGATGGCGAAGGAATCGCTGTTCACGGTGATGCGGTCTGTCCCGCCGCTGCGGGAGCCTCTGACCCGAGCGGCGCCTTATCTTCCAGTCAAGTTCGCGCTGGAAGATGTCGACGACATCTACGCGCTGCCGCGGAATTTCGACATTGCGCGAGACTACAATGCAAAGAAGACGCTCGCCGCCTTCGCCCATATCACCGCTCCCGCGCGCAGCCGTTTCCTCGGCGAAGGCTATGGCTACGAGGCCATGGCCCGGCATTTCGAGCAGGATGCCGTCGGTCTCATCACGCGCCATCCGGACGTGACCTTCGACATCTACTTCCCGCCCTATTCGATCCTGCAATTCGTCGCCATGCGCGATGCCTCGCCAGAGACGCTGAAGATCGTCACCGATCTCACGGCGCATATCGCGCAGCGATTGACGCAGCTGCCCAACGTGCGCCTGAACGATTTCCGCGCGATCAAGGCGGTGACGCACGATCTCAATAATTACAGCGACGTCATTCACCACTCGCCGGTGGTGGACGCGATGGTGCTGAGGTGGCTGAGAAGCGGGGAGTATCGCGTCGATCCGAAGAAGCCGCTCGCCTCGCTGGATCAGTTGAAGGCGCAGGTCGAGGCGTATCGCGTCGAGCGCTGATCTTTCCCTCTCCCCTTGTTGTGGGAGAGGGTGGCTCGCCGCATAGCGGCGAGACGGGTGAGGGGTGTCTCTCCGCGTATCCAACTCTCGTGAGTGCGCGGAGAGATACCCCTCATCCGGCGCTTCGCGCCACCTTCTCCCACAAGGGGAGAAGGAAGAAGGGCGCGCTTGCGTTTACGCCGCCACCTCTTCACCGAGATACGACACCGCCGCCTCGAGCCCGCCCTTGCCATGCGGGATCTTCAGCGCATTGAGCCCCACCTCGATCACCCCCAGCGTGCCGAGCAGCATTGGTGCATTGACGTGGCCCATATGGGCGATGCGGAAGGCTTGTCCGGAGAGGTCGCCGATGCCGGTGCCGAGCACGACGCCGCATTTGTCCTTGCAATAGTGTTGCAGCACCGCCGGATCATGGCCGTTGTTCATGGTCACCGTGGTCACGGTGTTGGAGCGCTCGCTGGCCTCCGCAACGTTGAAGCCGAGTACCTGGCCTTCCGACCACATCGCAACCGCGCGGCGCGCGGCTTCGCCGAGCAGGCTGTGGCGGCGGAAGGCGTTTTCCAGCCCTTCCTCGTGCAGCATGTCGATCGCCTTGCGCAGCGCGAACAGCAGGTGCACCGGCGCGGTGCCAGCATATTTGCGATAGTTCTCGGTGCCCTCGCGCTCGCTCCAGCTCCAATAGGGCGTCGACATATTCGCCTTCTTGTGCACCTCGAGCGCGCGCGCATTGGCGGAGACGAAGCCGAGGCCGGGCGGTGTCATCAGCCCCTTCTGCGAGCCGGACATCGCGACGTCGACGCCCCATTTGTCCATCTCGAACGGCATGCAGCCGAGCGAGGCGACAGTGTCGACCATGTACAGCGCAGGGTGACCGCTGGCCTTGATCGCCTTGCCGATCGCCTCGATGTCGTTCTGCACGCCCGAGGCCGTGTCGACCTGGACGACGACGACGGCCTTGATCTTGTGCTCCTTGTCGCGGCGCAGGCGTTCCTCGACCTCGTGCGGCCGCACCGCGCGGCGCCAGTCGCCCTTGAGCACCTCGACCTCGGCACCCATCAGGGCGGCCGCATTGCCCCAGCCGATCGCGAAGAGGCCGCTCTCCAGCACCAGCACCTTGTCGCCCCGCGACAGCACGTTGCTCAGCGCGGCTTCCCAGGCGCCGTGACCGTTGGCGATGTAGATGTAGGAATTGCCCTTGGTCGCAAACAGCTTCGAGATGTCTGCGAGCAGCGTATCGGTCAGCTCGTGCATCTCTTTGGAGTAGATGTCGATCGCCGGACGATGCATCGCCCGCAGCACCTCGTCGGGCATCGTGGTGGGCCCGGGGATGGCCAGAAATTCCCGGCCCGCGCGAACGGTCATTGCTGTCGGTCCTTGTTGCTAGAGAACAGGATGGTGGGTCGCTGATTCCTACTTTTACGTGGCGCGGAGATGCAAGAAAAGCACCCAAAACGCAGGTCTGAAGTGGGTTATCTCTTGGTCTCGCGACAGCCGGCGGCTTCCGCCTCCTCCACCGAGCAGAACCAGCGGGTGCCCTTGCTGATCTTCATCTTGATCTGGGTGTACCAGCGGCTGGTCGGCTGGTGATAGATGCACTCGCCGGCGCTGTTCACATTGCCCTTGATGGTGCAGTCGGGCGAGGGCGCGACCGGCCCGGAGGCCGAGGCCAGCAGCACGGCATGCGCGCCCTCCGGCGGCTTGGTGGCGCCCAGGATGGCGGTCTTCTTGTTGCGCACGCGCCAGTCCCAGGGCGCGATGAAGGCGCCCTGCCACATGCCGGCTTTTGCCTCGCGCGCGGCAGCCTCGTCGGGCTCGTAGTCCTTGGAGACGCGGGTGTAGGCCAGTGCCCAGCCGTTGCGCACCAGCCATTTCTGGATGTCCTCGCCGCCGACCTCGCAGCGCGCCACGGTGCGGCCGCGCCGGTCGATGGCGCGGGTGTGGCAGACCCAGGTCTTTCCTTCCGTGTATTTGGCGAGTTCCTCGCGCGCGGCCACGCCGCAGGTCCAGCGCTCGCTCTTGGTGTTGAGACAGAGCTGGTCGGACGACGGCGCGTCGATGCCGCCGAGCCGGATCCGCGTGTTGCCGATCACGACGGAATCGCCGTCGCGGACCTTTGCCGTGCCGGTGATGTCGGCGGCCTGGGCGAGCGACGGGGCGAGCAAGGACAGCGCAATCAGGAATTTTCGCAGCATGCCGGTCCGGGTGTTCAGGACAATCTCGATAAGCCGCGCAATTGTGGTCGGCTTTTGGCCACTCGGCCAGCTTATGCCTAACAGTTGAGCTTTCAACTTCCTGTCATTGTGGGAGGTCCCGTAGGGTGGGCAAAGGCGCGCTCTTCGCGCCGTGCCCACCTTCTCTTTGTGGTGCAAGGCGTGGTGGGCACGCTTCGCTTTGCCCACCCTACGAGACCGCGTCCGGGGCACGAGACCTAACCCCGCGCCATCGCCCGCTTCGCCACCGCCAGTCCCATCAGCACGAACGCCGAGGTCACCTCCGGCCCACCCACCAGGATCCGTGTCGGCGTCTTCATCTTGTTCCATTCATAGGCGCGGAACGGGCCGCGGCGGCCGCCTTCGCCGAGGCTTGCAATGATGACGTTCAGCGCCGGCGCAAAGGCACGCGGGTCGGCGCCGAGATGGCCGAGCGCGATCAGCGCCAGCGCGGCGTCGAACACGTTCATCTCCGCGGCCATCAGCTCGCCCTTGACGTAGGAGAGCACCCGGTGGCGGATGAAATCGAAATCGCCGTCGGGATCGATCGCCGCCTGCGCCGCCAGCGGCAGCGCGAGGAACGCCGCGTAGCAGCGGCCGAAATAGGCGCTGTAGAGCTCCGGCAGATAATAGATGTGCGAGCGCGGATTGGCGAAGGCGCCGCTCGCCGCGAGCCGTTTCTGGAAACCGATGATCCGATGCACGGTGGCGAGCCGCGCCGGCGTCTCCAAAACCTTCCAGCGCGCCAGATTGCGAAAGCTCACCTCGAGAATGTCGAGATTGAGCGTCGGATCGAGATCGTTGCCATAGGGCCGCTCGCCCCTGAGATTGTCGATCCAGGTCGCAACCCCGCCCTCATAGTCGATGTTGTCGTTGAGCGGCACGGTGACGCGCGGCGCGTTGACACCCGCACGCACCTGGTAGCCGCTGTAGAAGTCGAGCAGCGGCTGGTCGATGATCGCATCAAGGCAGCCGGCCTGCGTCGCCGCCGAGATCGAGCACGCCGTGGTGTCGCAATCCGGCACATAGATGCCGAAGCCGAGCTCCTGCTTGATCTGGGCGAAGAAGCGGGAAAAGCGCGGATGCGGCGCCGGCGCCAGCGCCGTGATGACGTTGAAGCGCGCCCCGTCGATGCCCTCGACTTCTTCGCGGCTGATATTGACGCAGAAATCCACCATGTCGGCGATGGCGCGCTCCGCCGCCGTCTTGTCCGCTGGCGAGGCGAGCCCGGTCTCGACATAGCCGAGCAGCGCCTCGATGAAGAACGCATCGTAGTAGGCCGAGCGGTGACGGATCTGCACCGGCTCCCACATCGGCTCGGCAATACCCTTCCAGGGCGGATTGACTACGGCGCGCGCGTGCGAGCGCGCGATGAAGACGCGCGCGAGGTTGAACA is a genomic window of Bradyrhizobium sp. CB1717 containing:
- a CDS encoding aminotransferase class V-fold PLP-dependent enzyme; this encodes MTVRAGREFLAIPGPTTMPDEVLRAMHRPAIDIYSKEMHELTDTLLADISKLFATKGNSYIYIANGHGAWEAALSNVLSRGDKVLVLESGLFAIGWGNAAALMGAEVEVLKGDWRRAVRPHEVEERLRRDKEHKIKAVVVVQVDTASGVQNDIEAIGKAIKASGHPALYMVDTVASLGCMPFEMDKWGVDVAMSGSQKGLMTPPGLGFVSANARALEVHKKANMSTPYWSWSEREGTENYRKYAGTAPVHLLFALRKAIDMLHEEGLENAFRRHSLLGEAARRAVAMWSEGQVLGFNVAEASERSNTVTTVTMNNGHDPAVLQHYCKDKCGVVLGTGIGDLSGQAFRIAHMGHVNAPMLLGTLGVIEVGLNALKIPHGKGGLEAAVSYLGEEVAA
- a CDS encoding thermonuclease family protein, which gives rise to MLRKFLIALSLLAPSLAQAADITGTAKVRDGDSVVIGNTRIRLGGIDAPSSDQLCLNTKSERWTCGVAAREELAKYTEGKTWVCHTRAIDRRGRTVARCEVGGEDIQKWLVRNGWALAYTRVSKDYEPDEAAAREAKAGMWQGAFIAPWDWRVRNKKTAILGATKPPEGAHAVLLASASGPVAPSPDCTIKGNVNSAGECIYHQPTSRWYTQIKMKISKGTRWFCSVEEAEAAGCRETKR
- a CDS encoding MBOAT family protein; its protein translation is MLFNSYPFILLFLPVALVGYFWLGRRSNLTPVIWLALASITFYAIGSWQFVALLLLSIAFNYGVGHLLIVAKLGPAQRKAALALGVVGDLLVLGIFKYAGFAVENINALLGTQVVIHILLPVGISFYTFTQIAFLVDAYRGQVAAYALPHYALFVTYFPHLIAGPILHHKDMIPQFEREDSKHPHAHLILCGIIIFAIGLFKKTCLADGIQPLVALAFEARSPSFDQAWLGALAYTFQLYFDFSGYSDMAIGISLMFGIFLPINFNSPYKATSIVEFWRRWHMTLSQFLRDYLYIPLGGNRRGRVLRYVNLMITMLLGGLWHGAAWTFVVWGALHGAYLCVNHAFNALVPNVPALLARPVRIAGAVLTFFAVVVAWVFFRAESVTWALRVLHAMADPANIVFGREEIAALVQVTVYASLVWLAPNTQDIMGYDHGNRRVGEALPAGRMRPLALSAASLVLAFGILGIQSHSEFIYFRF